Proteins encoded by one window of Nasonia vitripennis strain AsymCx chromosome 5, Nvit_psr_1.1, whole genome shotgun sequence:
- the LOC100115544 gene encoding apyrase, with protein MLTIRQRMSRGKLGSLLLGLLACCAGYSKGFTANNLVYPGQNEFFELSIVHLNDFHARFVQTSFTSGTCHKGRNHECIGGLGRVVTASRQLMQERPNAIFLNAGDHYQGTLWYNVHKWNATVHFMNKLPHDAMTIGNHDFDDKIAGLVPFLERAKAPVVVTNIDIAGEPSLRGYFQNSTVITRGNRTIGVIGVIIKTTNTLSSTENLGFLDEVETVNAEAERLRARGVNIIIVLSHAGLDVDRIMAANCPEIDVIVGGHSHTFLYTGKPPFIDVPEDEYPVVVRQTAAAAAAAAAGSSRAPRTVLIVQAAAYTKYLGNLTVWFTPQGEVADWEGNPILLDSSIEEDPEIMEELMPWAEVVEATGQAVVGETRGFLNSSCRSGECNLANLITDAMVYSYQGKGGPKQWTYAAISCMNAGGIRNGIPPGVITYGDLVTVQPFENTWDVVEVRGEDLRLVLEESVSRSYEKDKFVGAGFLHWAGIRVVYNISKPAFSRIVDLSVRCQACEKPVYEPLDEEDWYRLVVPAFLLKGGDNVTALQERHRHREPGPLDVDEITEYIKAISPFKYENEQRMLLLGEWRG; from the exons ATGCTGACCATTCGGCAGAGAATGTCGCGCGGGAAGCTCGGCTCGCTTCTACTCGGCCTCTTGGCCTGCTGCGCCGGATACAGCAAGGGGTTCACCGCCAATAATCTCGTCTACCCCGGCCAGAATGAGTTCTTCGAGCTGTCGATCGTGCACCTTAACGACTTTCATGCTCG CTTCGTCCAAACGAGTTTTACATCCGGCACTTGTCACAAGGGCAGGAATCACGAGTGCATCGGAGGTCTGGGCCGCGTAGTGACAGCCTCGCGCCAGCTGATGCAGGAACGACCGAACGCCATTTTCCTGAATGCTGGTGATCATTACCAGGGCACGCTGTGGTACAACGTGCACAAGTGGAACGCCACAGTCCACTTTATGAACAAATTGCCACATGACGCCATG ACAATAGGCAACCACGACTTTGACGATAAAATAGCTGGACTCGTACCTTTTCTCGAGCGAGCCAAGGCGCCCGTCGTCGTTACGAATATCGACATCGCCGGGGAGCCTTCTTTGCGAGGCTACTTCCAGAACAGTACCGTCATCACGAGAGGCAACCGGACGATCGGCGTGATCGGTGTCATCATCAAGACGACCAAT ACTCTATCGAGTACCGAAAATCTTGGATTCTTGGACGAAGTCGAGACGGTCAATGCCGAGGCCGAGAGATTGAGAGCCAGAGGTGTCAACATCATAATTGTCCTGAGTCATGCCGGACTCGACGTCGACAGGATAATGGCGGCCAACTGTCCCGAAATCGACGTGATCGTCGGCGGACACTCTCACACCTTTCTCTATACCG GAAAGCCCCCATTTATCGATGTACCGGAGGACGAGTATCCAGTGGTGGTGAGGcaaacggcggcggcggcggcggcggcggcggcgggaaGCAGCCGCGCTCCGCGGACGGTACTGATCGTGCAAGCCGCGGCCTACACGAA ATACTTGGGAAATCTGACGGTGTGGTTCACTCCGCAAGGCGAAGTCGCCGATTGGGAGGGAAATCCGATTCTCCTGGACAGTTCCATCGAGGAAG ACCCCGAGATCATGGAGGAGCTGATGCCGTGGGCGGAAGTTGTCGAGGCGACCGGCCAGGCGGTCGTGGGCGAGACGCGCGGCTTTCTGAACAGCTCCTGTCGCAGCGGCGAGTGCAATTTGGCCAACCTCATCACCGATGCGATGGTCTACAGC TATCAAGGCAAAGGAGGGCCGAAACAGTGGACCTACGCGGCGATCAGCTGCATGAACGCCGGCGGCATAAGGAACGGCATACCGCCCGGCGTAATCACGTACGGCGACCTGGTCACGGTGCAGCCCTTCGAGAACACCTGGGACGTGGTCGAGGTCAGGGGCGAGGACCTTCGCCTC GTCCTGGAGGAGTCCGTGTCGCGCAGCTACGAGAAGGACAAGTTCGTGGGCGCTGGTTTCCTGCACTGGGCTGGCATCAGAGTCGTCTACAACATTTCGAAGCCCGCCTTCTCCCGCATCGTCGACTTGAGCGTCAG ATGTCAGGCCTGTGAAAAGCCGGTGTACGAGCCATTGGATGAGGAGGACTGGTATCGGCTGGTCGTGCCGGCGTTCCTGCTGAAAGGCGGCGACAACGTGACAGCCTTGCAAGAGCGTCACCGCCACCGCGAGCCCGGTCCTCTCGATGTCGACGAAATCACCGAGTACATCAAGGCTATCTCGCCGTTCAAGTACGAGAACGAGCAGCGCATGCTACTGCTCGGGGAGTGGAGGGGTTGA